From a single Methanomicrobium sp. W14 genomic region:
- the purL gene encoding phosphoribosylformylglycinamidine synthase subunit PurL, with amino-acid sequence MLCSRDIEYIEKKIGRKLSVLESACFENLWSEHCSYRSTKPLLRTLPSEGKNVILGPGDDAAIVRFSDDIAIAIGMESHNHPSYVDPYDGSATGVGGIVRDIISMGSRPVALMDPLYFGDLAGEKNRYLFEHIVAGIGDYGNCIGVPVVRGELTFDRNYNGNPLVNVVCVGTVHPEKFLTARVKKPKNHLILYGSSTGRDGLGGASFASRDLSEDSEASDRPAVQVGDPYTEKLLIEATLEMAETGKVLSCRDLGAAGLAGASSEMSSTFGARIAADRVHLREEGMNEVEIMLAESQERMLMEVAPENVEQMCSIIEKYNLKWSDIGEIIPENRYIITFHGQVVCDLPIDLLVGGVPEEIWEGKPYSAEKPFKRPSENIKTLCTKVLSHPEVASKDWVVGQYDHDVQLQTVSVEGGCGVLRLGDAALYLSCGCRPEQIYLRPYDGSANAVYENAANLAAMGAEPLCVVNCLNFASPVHETIFWQIQECVRGMGDMCRRLDVPVVGGNVSLYNESDEFNTRILPTPCIGMAGKGTVRKFRRPLLGMKLVLIGKVSEGFGGSVLDLVAGCGGKAPEIPDTNLLESVRNLVNSGYVYSATDVSRGGLIGALSAFSPGCEVSISGNVFEELFSESYGRFIVACEDEKQIEKIKASGVECRLLGVSGGGHMLLQTPEGDIEITKEEMENFRSSTTRLMKF; translated from the coding sequence ATGCTATGTTCCCGAGATATTGAGTATATTGAGAAAAAAATAGGCAGAAAGCTTTCTGTTTTGGAATCAGCATGCTTTGAGAACCTCTGGAGTGAACACTGTTCATATCGTTCAACAAAGCCTCTCCTGCGCACTCTGCCTTCCGAAGGAAAAAACGTCATTCTTGGGCCCGGTGACGATGCTGCTATTGTAAGGTTTTCTGATGATATTGCAATAGCAATAGGAATGGAGTCCCATAACCATCCCAGCTATGTTGACCCTTACGACGGTTCTGCAACCGGAGTCGGCGGAATCGTAAGGGATATAATATCTATGGGTTCAAGGCCCGTCGCCCTTATGGACCCGCTTTATTTTGGTGATCTTGCAGGAGAAAAGAACAGGTACCTGTTTGAGCATATCGTCGCAGGTATAGGTGACTACGGAAACTGTATCGGTGTCCCCGTAGTGAGGGGGGAGCTGACTTTTGACCGGAATTACAATGGCAATCCGCTTGTAAACGTTGTGTGTGTAGGTACTGTTCATCCTGAAAAATTCCTCACCGCAAGGGTGAAAAAGCCCAAAAACCACCTGATATTGTACGGGTCGTCAACAGGACGTGACGGTCTTGGGGGGGCATCTTTTGCATCCCGTGATCTTTCAGAGGATTCAGAGGCTTCTGACAGGCCTGCTGTTCAGGTAGGAGACCCATATACGGAGAAGCTTCTTATCGAGGCGACTCTTGAGATGGCTGAGACCGGCAAAGTCCTTTCGTGCAGGGACCTTGGTGCTGCAGGCCTTGCGGGTGCCTCTTCGGAGATGTCAAGCACTTTCGGAGCCAGAATTGCGGCAGACCGTGTGCATCTCCGTGAGGAAGGGATGAATGAGGTGGAGATAATGCTTGCCGAGTCTCAGGAGAGAATGCTTATGGAGGTCGCGCCTGAGAATGTTGAGCAGATGTGCTCAATAATCGAGAAATATAACCTTAAATGGAGCGATATCGGAGAAATTATCCCAGAAAACCGTTATATAATTACTTTCCATGGTCAGGTTGTATGCGACCTGCCGATTGACCTTCTGGTTGGAGGAGTCCCCGAGGAAATATGGGAAGGAAAACCGTATTCCGCTGAAAAACCGTTTAAAAGACCATCTGAAAATATAAAAACTCTTTGCACGAAGGTTTTGTCGCATCCCGAAGTCGCCTCAAAGGACTGGGTTGTTGGACAGTACGACCACGATGTGCAGCTCCAGACCGTCTCGGTTGAAGGCGGCTGTGGTGTACTCAGGCTTGGCGATGCAGCGCTTTACCTGTCCTGCGGGTGCAGGCCCGAACAGATTTACCTGAGGCCGTACGACGGTTCTGCAAACGCGGTTTATGAGAATGCCGCAAACCTTGCCGCAATGGGTGCAGAGCCTTTGTGCGTTGTCAACTGCCTTAATTTTGCAAGCCCTGTTCACGAGACCATATTCTGGCAAATCCAGGAATGCGTAAGGGGTATGGGCGATATGTGCAGGAGGCTTGATGTGCCTGTTGTCGGTGGAAACGTATCCCTCTACAATGAGTCCGACGAGTTCAACACCAGGATACTTCCTACTCCATGTATAGGAATGGCAGGAAAGGGGACGGTCAGAAAATTCAGAAGACCTCTTTTAGGCATGAAGCTTGTTCTTATCGGGAAGGTCTCTGAAGGGTTCGGCGGCTCAGTTCTTGACCTTGTTGCCGGATGCGGCGGAAAGGCCCCTGAAATACCTGATACAAATCTTCTGGAGTCAGTAAGAAACCTTGTAAATTCAGGTTATGTATATTCAGCGACAGATGTCTCACGTGGAGGCCTTATAGGAGCACTCTCGGCATTCTCCCCCGGGTGCGAGGTTAGTATAAGCGGAAATGTGTTTGAGGAACTGTTCTCAGAGTCTTACGGTCGCTTTATTGTTGCATGCGAGGATGAAAAGCAGATTGAAAAGATTAAGGCATCGGGTGTAGAGTGCAGGCTTCTTGGAGTCTCGGGAGGAGGACATATGCTTCTTCAGACACCTGAAGGGGATATAGAGATAACAAAGGAGGAGATGGAAAATTTTAGGTCTTCGACGACGAGACTTATGAAATTCTGA
- the frhD gene encoding coenzyme F420-reducing hydrogenase, FrhD protein, with product MSDWYAENMIVGCGNPLQTDDGFGPAVIAELKKISLPDNVKVMDAGLAGPHYLFTLMAQSDMPVKKLVIIDIMDFGGQPGEITKATPDLLSPGAYTDPHSWGLKEPLQVLSERTEIVILGCQPKSIDISQIGNESDDADFWVTESVRKAIPKAVQLALAEVGVDYGTTITSQRDLHGESAGL from the coding sequence ATGTCTGACTGGTATGCTGAAAATATGATTGTAGGGTGCGGAAACCCCCTGCAGACAGATGACGGATTCGGTCCGGCAGTAATTGCCGAGCTGAAAAAAATATCTCTTCCTGACAATGTCAAGGTAATGGACGCAGGGCTTGCGGGTCCCCATTATCTGTTCACGCTTATGGCCCAGTCGGATATGCCTGTGAAAAAACTGGTTATAATCGATATAATGGACTTTGGCGGGCAGCCGGGAGAGATAACAAAAGCAACTCCCGATCTGCTGTCTCCCGGGGCATACACAGACCCTCATTCATGGGGACTAAAGGAACCCCTTCAGGTTCTTTCTGAAAGAACGGAGATTGTAATATTAGGATGCCAGCCGAAAAGCATTGACATATCCCAGATCGGTAACGAGTCTGATGACGCTGATTTCTGGGTCACTGAGAGCGTTAGAAAGGCCATTCCGAAGGCTGTGCAGTTGGCACTTGCCGAAGTAGGGGTGGATTATGGGACTACTATCACGTCTCAAAGAGATCTTCACGGGGAGTCAGCAGGCCTCTGA
- a CDS encoding helix-turn-helix domain-containing protein, which yields MIDSIKESSAYLKDMPNIKKNAEIQPPCPIYRIQRLISGKWKLYLLWLLHDGKMRFGEIYRKTPGITQSMLTKQLRELERDGFVERHVFTEVPPKVEYSLTGRGISFMPVMEHLAEWSMENIPEISEACRENVCDNPYRVK from the coding sequence ATGATAGATAGTATTAAAGAAAGTAGTGCATATCTAAAGGATATGCCTAATATTAAAAAAAATGCAGAAATACAGCCTCCATGCCCTATATACCGGATTCAAAGGCTTATCAGCGGAAAATGGAAATTGTATCTCCTGTGGCTTCTGCATGACGGAAAAATGAGATTCGGAGAAATATACAGGAAAACTCCGGGTATTACCCAGTCTATGCTTACGAAACAGCTGCGCGAGCTTGAGAGAGACGGGTTTGTTGAAAGGCACGTTTTCACGGAAGTCCCGCCGAAAGTGGAATATTCGCTGACAGGCAGGGGAATAAGCTTCATGCCGGTAATGGAGCATCTTGCGGAATGGAGTATGGAAAACATTCCTGAAATAAGCGAAGCCTGCAGGGAAAATGTATGCGACAATCCTTACAGGGTGAAATAA
- a CDS encoding flavodoxin family protein: MKVLGIATSPRKGNSQAIVEAVLEGAKKAGADTEMVRLTDREINPCKGCGFCKENPTCVQKDGMVEIYPKITGADAIVIGSPVYFARMNAPAYALIDRMWALINGDFSPKIPQGKKFALALTSNSCGDEVFSPIYEYMKQTMSLFGIKEAGYIWQNHCLKPDDIKNFPEKIEEAKEFGKKLI; this comes from the coding sequence ATGAAAGTATTAGGTATTGCAACAAGTCCACGCAAAGGAAACAGCCAGGCCATCGTTGAAGCAGTTTTAGAGGGTGCAAAAAAGGCAGGTGCCGATACTGAAATGGTAAGATTAACTGACAGGGAGATAAACCCGTGCAAAGGATGCGGTTTCTGCAAGGAAAATCCTACATGCGTCCAGAAGGACGGAATGGTTGAAATATATCCTAAAATCACCGGTGCGGACGCAATCGTGATAGGCTCCCCTGTATATTTTGCACGTATGAATGCACCTGCATATGCACTTATTGACCGTATGTGGGCCCTTATAAACGGAGATTTTTCGCCAAAAATCCCACAGGGAAAGAAGTTTGCTCTTGCTCTTACCAGCAATTCGTGCGGTGATGAAGTCTTCAGCCCGATATATGAATACATGAAGCAGACGATGAGCCTTTTCGGAATAAAGGAAGCAGGATATATCTGGCAGAACCACTGCCTTAAACCTGATGACATCAAAAATTTCCCCGAAAAAATTGAAGAAGCAAAAGAGTTTGGAAAAAAGCTGATCTGA
- the frhA gene encoding coenzyme F420 hydrogenase subunit alpha, which produces MSKVVEVSPTTRHEGHTKLVLKVNDEGIIERGDWLSITPVRGIEKLAIGKSMHQAPKISSRVCGICPVAHTLAGIEAMEGSIGCEIPDDAYLLRVILQCANRLHSHALHNILTLPDMYLPGTDTHINPFSAEEPVRSVALRIQRLREIGQTVGEIAGGEPIHPSNPRIGGMYKNISPRAKAKIYDLAKEGAVLAREQMDFMITVLKDWENRPTASVASGYEVEKNEKFGFHDQGYMAVDPLYASTNLDADPKWYPERWTEVRPWDWYMGEQEITLDDPNYPNHATTPAGAKAWPQMEACTAVPMYDGAPIEVGPRARLAIFRNYDKKGAMGLQIARQMEYPDCLYSMMEAVDALDTSGSVVADEIPQGDGSLGWAANEAPRGTDVHLAKVKDGRVQWYSLLVPTTWNFPVCSRALEGAPWQLAEVIVRAYDPCVSCATHMMVVDEEKKVVAQKLVQ; this is translated from the coding sequence TTGTCGAAAGTTGTAGAGGTTTCCCCAACCACAAGGCATGAGGGTCACACGAAACTTGTCCTTAAGGTAAATGATGAGGGCATAATAGAACGTGGTGACTGGCTCAGTATCACACCTGTGAGGGGTATCGAGAAACTTGCAATTGGAAAAAGTATGCATCAGGCACCAAAGATTTCCTCACGTGTCTGTGGTATCTGTCCTGTTGCACATACTCTTGCAGGTATAGAGGCAATGGAGGGTTCCATCGGCTGTGAAATTCCTGACGATGCGTATCTTCTGCGTGTAATTCTGCAGTGTGCAAACAGGCTGCACAGCCATGCACTGCACAATATTCTTACACTGCCGGACATGTACCTTCCCGGAACAGATACACATATAAACCCGTTCTCGGCCGAAGAACCTGTACGCAGTGTAGCACTGCGTATTCAGAGACTTCGTGAGATAGGTCAGACTGTTGGCGAGATTGCAGGCGGCGAGCCGATTCACCCGTCAAACCCGAGAATTGGTGGAATGTACAAGAACATTTCTCCGCGTGCAAAGGCAAAGATCTATGATCTTGCAAAGGAAGGAGCAGTTCTTGCACGTGAGCAGATGGATTTCATGATAACAGTCCTGAAGGACTGGGAAAACCGCCCCACAGCGTCAGTTGCAAGCGGATATGAAGTTGAAAAGAACGAAAAGTTCGGATTCCACGACCAGGGATACATGGCAGTAGACCCGCTCTACGCAAGTACAAACCTTGATGCAGATCCAAAGTGGTACCCTGAGCGCTGGACAGAAGTAAGGCCCTGGGACTGGTACATGGGTGAGCAGGAGATAACACTTGATGACCCGAACTATCCAAACCACGCCACAACACCTGCGGGTGCAAAGGCATGGCCTCAGATGGAAGCATGTACTGCAGTTCCGATGTACGACGGAGCGCCAATAGAGGTAGGTCCGCGTGCACGTCTTGCAATATTCCGCAACTATGACAAAAAGGGTGCAATGGGACTTCAGATTGCACGTCAGATGGAATATCCTGACTGCTTATACAGCATGATGGAGGCAGTGGATGCTCTTGATACATCAGGGTCTGTTGTTGCAGATGAAATCCCGCAGGGTGACGGCTCACTTGGATGGGCTGCAAACGAAGCTCCGCGTGGAACTGATGTACACCTTGCAAAGGTAAAGGACGGACGTGTCCAGTGGTACTCGCTTCTTGTACCGACTACATGGAACTTCCCTGTATGCAGCCGTGCACTTGAGGGTGCACCGTGGCAGCTTGCCGAAGTTATTGTTCGTGCCTACGACCCGTGTGTGTCATGCGCTACACACATGATGGTGGTCGATGAAGAGAAGAAGGTAGTGGCCCAGAAGCTTGTTCAGTGA
- the mptA gene encoding GTP cyclohydrolase MptA — protein MELPDTQSTLPDVRINLTRVGVKNVKKLVEVTRAGKRPVIFISNFDVFVDLPSSLKGANMSRNFEVIDEVLQQTVQGKVEGIEDVCNSVARKLLDHHEYADRTEVRMKSTFMVRRQTPVSKTECDEVVKVVASAIAQRNEKNPIVRKSIGAEVTGITACPCAQNIMKEIASNKLRELGIEEEKIDAFLSEVPMATHNQRGKGFLCIETDDDQRVNLERIISILKESMSANIYELLKRGDESHVVFQAHKNARFVEDCVREMAKMVLTEFSFLPGDSLIKIRQTNEESIHQHDAYAERKATIAELRAELKENA, from the coding sequence ATGGAGTTACCTGATACTCAGTCCACTTTGCCTGATGTCCGCATCAACCTGACAAGAGTTGGAGTGAAAAACGTAAAGAAGTTAGTTGAAGTGACACGGGCCGGAAAAAGACCTGTGATATTCATATCAAATTTTGACGTATTTGTTGATCTTCCGAGTAGTCTTAAAGGTGCAAATATGTCACGCAATTTTGAGGTTATTGATGAAGTTTTACAACAGACTGTTCAGGGCAAGGTTGAAGGCATAGAGGATGTCTGCAACTCTGTTGCAAGAAAACTTCTTGACCATCACGAGTATGCTGACAGGACGGAAGTAAGGATGAAGAGCACGTTTATGGTGCGCCGTCAGACCCCTGTGTCAAAAACCGAATGCGACGAGGTTGTAAAGGTCGTTGCAAGTGCGATAGCCCAGCGCAACGAGAAAAATCCCATTGTCAGGAAAAGCATCGGTGCAGAAGTCACGGGAATAACCGCATGTCCGTGCGCACAGAATATCATGAAGGAAATAGCTTCAAACAAGCTTCGCGAACTTGGAATTGAAGAGGAAAAGATAGATGCCTTCCTGTCGGAAGTTCCTATGGCGACTCACAACCAGCGCGGTAAGGGATTTCTCTGCATAGAGACCGATGACGATCAGCGTGTGAATCTTGAGAGGATTATCTCTATTCTCAAGGAGTCGATGAGCGCCAATATATATGAGCTCCTGAAACGCGGAGATGAAAGCCATGTTGTTTTCCAGGCCCACAAGAATGCACGTTTTGTCGAGGACTGCGTACGTGAGATGGCAAAAATGGTTCTGACCGAGTTTTCTTTTCTCCCTGGTGATTCGCTGATAAAAATTCGGCAGACCAACGAAGAGAGTATTCATCAGCACGATGCGTATGCCGAAAGAAAGGCGACAATCGCGGAACTTCGGGCGGAACTTAAAGAAAATGCCTGA
- a CDS encoding translation initiation factor IF-2 subunit beta codes for MTDPYESLLKQAYSNITEKSGDEGRFSVPDAKVYIEGKTTVIENFSDIVSTLRREPDHVMKYLLGELGTAGKIDGSRAIFNGKFDKSQITNLIGKYTEDYVICSECGKPDTRLVKEGRTLTLRCDACGGHRPVKKRRAKSESPDDQIQEGNEMNVDIQFLSKRGDGVARIGKYTLYVAGTKPGQTVKIKITRVSGSIAFTQKI; via the coding sequence ATGACCGACCCATACGAATCTCTTTTAAAGCAGGCATACAGCAATATAACGGAAAAATCAGGTGATGAAGGCCGTTTTTCAGTGCCCGACGCAAAGGTCTACATAGAAGGAAAAACGACAGTCATCGAAAATTTTTCGGATATCGTATCAACTCTCAGGCGCGAACCCGACCACGTGATGAAATATCTCCTGGGAGAACTTGGAACTGCCGGGAAAATTGACGGCAGCAGAGCCATATTCAACGGAAAATTTGACAAATCACAGATAACAAACCTGATAGGTAAATATACTGAAGACTATGTCATCTGCTCGGAATGTGGAAAGCCTGATACAAGGCTTGTAAAAGAGGGGAGAACACTGACTCTCAGGTGCGATGCCTGCGGAGGCCACAGGCCGGTAAAAAAGAGAAGAGCCAAATCAGAAAGCCCCGATGACCAGATACAGGAAGGAAACGAGATGAACGTTGATATCCAGTTCCTTTCGAAACGCGGTGACGGGGTGGCCAGAATAGGCAAATACACTCTCTATGTTGCAGGCACAAAACCCGGCCAGACGGTTAAGATAAAAATTACAAGAGTTTCTGGATCGATTGCATTCACACAGAAAATATAA
- a CDS encoding PAS domain S-box protein — protein MEDKLSGKNRFLKNYMKKKLGSFWSYVLLGILVFIIFICEISLYLFSDGMMMFISHMFYFPLFLLIYRYPKKGIEISVFLGMVYYAIVVFLSYPAYYDLVEGLLFLAAYIGIGTGASVLAESLRDGENKLVEIKNNYENLFENTNDSVFVHNLEGRILLCNRHAKEMFDKCMCKENMTLADLDDSLGTDAFETSCRSLSGQDHVELEAVIKSKQGVTRHIEINSSITDRAEGYVHVFVRDITERKKFQIALEESESRLRVLTNQIPEMIFELDREGCIRFATRYSLNMFGYEPDELTGGMKLWDILSDSDRERSEKNFSWFMTGHIVGATEYLGRKKDGTSFPVMMNMSYIFSDSKVSEIEGLRGIAIDISQRKQMESALKNSEKRYRNLFESSNDAILLHYINGRIIDFNERLAFMLGYERDAVIGFSVYDLFSKPAHDYVSGAFLDLEKKKSLFFETEMKKKDGTVVIVEVSSSYVPNSSGIVQSVLRDITERKKSREALVESEKRFRNLTDLLPQVVFEIDSDGILTFANKNAFESFSVSGKDFSGGLKFCDVIAVCDRRRAEDNFRSLLLGESSGNAREYIAERKDGSEFPMLVYASPIEKGGRIVGARGIGIDITERKKMEEALRVSEERLNLAIHNSGVCVWDWDMEKDRIYFAGNYPEMFGYEGDCQRSQTEWREILQVQFFSDVMDFFVNPDGECSESSPKKEHFESEYHINCKNGTCKWINVIGKIAGSGSSGMPGRIVGIMQDITQIKQYQNALYEANRKLNLLSSITRHDILNQIAGINGFTDLMYRKVAGDSELTHHLDRIKQASGNIKDQITFTRDYHNVGVESPQWQRVDVIAGNMKSKAKTMGIHLDMELPPLEVYADPMLEKIFFNLLDNAARHGEKVTKMVISFSQSEANGIIVVKDNGTGVQEKLKKRIFDHGFGSNTGLGLFLAEKILSITGLKIVENGVFGEGARFEIIMTPENYRISKENSK, from the coding sequence GTGGAAGACAAGTTGTCCGGGAAAAACAGATTTCTGAAAAATTACATGAAAAAAAAGCTTGGCTCCTTCTGGAGTTATGTTCTTCTTGGTATACTGGTGTTCATAATATTCATATGCGAAATATCACTCTATTTATTCAGCGACGGGATGATGATGTTCATCTCCCATATGTTTTACTTTCCTCTGTTTCTTCTGATATACAGGTACCCTAAAAAAGGTATTGAAATATCAGTATTTCTGGGAATGGTTTACTATGCCATTGTCGTTTTTCTTTCCTACCCTGCATATTATGACCTGGTTGAAGGTCTTCTTTTCCTTGCTGCGTATATAGGGATAGGAACAGGGGCATCGGTTCTGGCAGAGAGCCTGCGTGACGGTGAGAATAAACTTGTAGAGATAAAAAATAATTACGAAAATCTGTTTGAAAATACAAATGATTCTGTTTTTGTGCATAATCTTGAAGGCCGGATTCTCTTGTGCAACAGGCATGCAAAGGAGATGTTTGATAAATGCATGTGCAAGGAGAATATGACGCTTGCAGATCTTGACGATTCCCTCGGAACAGACGCCTTTGAAACTTCCTGCAGGTCACTTTCAGGGCAGGATCACGTGGAACTTGAAGCTGTCATAAAATCGAAACAGGGAGTTACCAGGCATATCGAGATAAACTCCAGCATTACCGACCGTGCGGAGGGTTATGTGCATGTCTTCGTGCGGGATATCACCGAAAGAAAAAAATTTCAGATTGCCCTTGAAGAGAGCGAAAGCAGGCTGCGTGTCCTGACAAACCAGATTCCTGAAATGATATTCGAACTGGACAGGGAAGGCTGCATCAGGTTTGCGACTAGGTACAGTCTGAATATGTTTGGGTATGAGCCGGATGAGCTTACAGGAGGCATGAAGTTATGGGACATCCTCTCTGATTCCGACAGGGAGAGATCAGAGAAGAACTTCAGTTGGTTTATGACAGGCCACATCGTGGGTGCGACAGAGTACTTGGGAAGAAAAAAAGACGGCACCTCTTTTCCGGTCATGATGAACATGAGTTATATCTTTTCCGACTCCAAAGTATCTGAAATTGAAGGGCTGCGTGGAATCGCGATAGATATCAGCCAGAGAAAACAGATGGAAAGCGCTCTTAAGAACAGTGAAAAACGCTACCGCAATCTCTTTGAAAGCTCCAACGACGCTATACTTCTCCATTACATAAACGGCCGGATCATTGATTTTAACGAGCGCCTTGCATTCATGCTCGGGTATGAAAGGGATGCTGTCATAGGCTTTTCGGTATATGACCTGTTCTCAAAGCCTGCGCATGATTACGTGTCCGGAGCTTTTCTGGATTTAGAAAAAAAGAAAAGTCTGTTTTTTGAGACTGAAATGAAAAAAAAAGATGGAACTGTTGTTATTGTCGAAGTAAGCTCCAGCTATGTTCCTAACAGCTCCGGTATAGTTCAGTCTGTTCTAAGGGACATCACCGAAAGGAAAAAATCCCGCGAAGCCCTTGTCGAAAGCGAAAAAAGGTTCAGAAATTTAACCGATTTGCTCCCCCAGGTTGTTTTTGAGATTGACAGCGATGGAATTCTGACATTTGCAAACAAAAACGCTTTTGAATCCTTCAGTGTTTCAGGAAAAGACTTTTCAGGTGGCCTGAAATTCTGTGACGTTATTGCAGTGTGCGACCGCCGGCGTGCAGAGGATAACTTCAGGTCTCTTCTTCTGGGAGAATCCTCAGGAAATGCCCGGGAATATATTGCTGAAAGAAAAGACGGCTCAGAATTTCCGATGCTTGTTTATGCAAGTCCCATCGAAAAGGGAGGACGAATTGTCGGGGCAAGGGGAATAGGAATAGACATTACTGAAAGAAAAAAGATGGAGGAAGCCCTTCGTGTAAGTGAGGAGCGCCTGAATCTTGCCATACATAACTCCGGTGTCTGTGTATGGGACTGGGACATGGAAAAAGACAGGATTTATTTTGCCGGGAATTATCCGGAGATGTTTGGATACGAGGGGGACTGCCAGCGCAGCCAGACCGAGTGGAGGGAAATACTCCAGGTTCAGTTTTTCTCTGATGTTATGGATTTCTTCGTAAATCCGGACGGTGAGTGTAGTGAATCCTCCCCCAAAAAAGAGCATTTTGAGTCTGAATATCATATAAATTGCAAAAACGGCACCTGCAAGTGGATAAACGTTATAGGAAAGATTGCCGGGAGCGGCAGTTCGGGGATGCCCGGAAGAATCGTCGGAATCATGCAGGACATCACGCAGATAAAGCAGTATCAGAACGCTCTTTACGAAGCCAACAGGAAGCTGAATCTTCTCTCAAGCATAACAAGGCATGATATTTTAAACCAAATAGCAGGAATCAACGGTTTTACCGACCTTATGTACAGGAAAGTTGCAGGCGACAGCGAACTGACCCATCACCTTGACAGGATAAAGCAGGCTTCCGGAAACATCAAAGACCAGATTACATTTACAAGAGATTACCATAATGTGGGAGTTGAAAGTCCGCAGTGGCAGAGAGTGGATGTAATTGCAGGAAACATGAAGTCTAAAGCAAAGACGATGGGCATTCATTTAGATATGGAACTCCCTCCTCTGGAAGTTTATGCGGACCCCATGCTTGAAAAGATATTTTTTAACCTCCTTGACAATGCGGCCCGTCACGGGGAAAAAGTGACAAAGATGGTTATTTCCTTCAGCCAGAGCGAAGCAAATGGAATAATCGTGGTAAAGGACAATGGGACAGGTGTACAGGAGAAGCTTAAAAAAAGAATCTTTGACCACGGCTTTGGCAGCAATACAGGACTCGGGCTGTTTCTTGCCGAAAAAATTCTCAGCATAACCGGGCTTAAGATTGTGGAAAACGGAGTCTTCGGTGAGGGTGCAAGGTTCGAGATAATTATGACCCCGGAAAACTACAGAATATCAAAGGAAAATTCCAAATAA
- a CDS encoding response regulator: MEDIKILVVEDDEILVDLIQWRLKEMGYKNYQIARSGEDGVKKALAYGPDLILMDITLPGELDGIDAVERIKTKKPSVQVIYLSSHMEEDIISRALKTGPSGYIAKPFEDFELNMAIKIALQKRSS; this comes from the coding sequence TTGGAAGATATTAAAATTCTTGTTGTTGAAGATGATGAAATTCTTGTTGACCTTATACAATGGCGTCTGAAAGAGATGGGCTATAAAAATTATCAGATAGCCCGGTCCGGTGAGGATGGAGTTAAGAAGGCCCTGGCTTACGGCCCGGACCTTATTTTAATGGACATAACCCTCCCCGGTGAACTTGACGGAATAGATGCCGTTGAAAGAATAAAAACAAAGAAACCTTCCGTGCAGGTGATATATCTTAGTTCGCATATGGAGGAAGATATAATAAGCCGGGCATTAAAGACAGGGCCCTCGGGTTATATTGCAAAACCCTTCGAAGACTTTGAACTCAACATGGCCATAAAAATAGCTCTTCAGAAGCGCTCTTCCTGA